AACCGTGGCGGCCAGCCGAGGCGCCGGGGCGGACGCCGGAACATGCCCGACGGTGTGCTGGACCGGATCAAGTTCACCCGCATTTCCATGCTCACCGACCCGGCTCTCGACGCGGGGCGCCACGAGTTCGAGCTGCGGACGCTGCTGGGTCGCATCCTGCCGCCCGAGGACAGCCTTCAGCTGCTCAAGGACGAGGGGTGGATTCCGCCGGTTCGTGAGATCTACCCGCTGATCATCGGCGGGATGTCCTTCGGGGCGCTTTCGCCCAACATGTGGGAAGGGCTCCAGATGGGGGTGGCGTACCTGAACGAGGAACTGGGGATGCCGGTGCGGATGTGCACGGGCGAAGGCGGCTGCCCGCCGCGCCTTCTCCGGTCCCGTTTCCTGAAATACGTGATCCTCCAGATCGCCAGCGGTTACTTCGGCTGGGACGAAATCATCCACGCGCTTCCGGAAATGAAGGAAGACCCGTGCGCGGTGGAGATCAAGTACGGCCAGGGCGCCAAGCCAGGCGACGGCGGGCTCCTCATGTGGTACAAGGTGAACCAACTCATTGCGGCTATCCGCGGGGTTCCGTCCGGGGTGAGTCTTCCCAGTCCGCCCACTCACCAGACCATGTATTCCATCGAGGAAGCGGTCGCCAAGATGATTCAGTCCATGTCCATGGCGTGGGGTTTTCGCGTCCCGGTCTACCCCAAGATTTCAGGGACGTCCACGGCGCTCGCGGTGCTGAACAACCTCACCCGGAATCCCTACGCGGCGGGACTGGCCATCGACGGCGAAGACGGTGGAACGGGCGCGGCCTACAACGTGTCTTTGGACCACATGGGCCACCCCATCGCCAGCAACCTCCGGGATTGCTACCTGAACCTGGTGAAACTGGGAAAACAGAACGAGCTGCCGCTTTTCGCCGGGGGCGGCATCGGGAAGCGCGGCAACCTGGCCGCCAATGCGGCGGCCCTCATCATGCTGGGGGCAAGTGGGGTGCAGATCGGAAAATACATCATGCAGGCGGCGGCCGGTTGCGTGGGGTCCGAATCGGACCGCTGCAATGTCTGCAACATCGGGATCTGTCCCAAGGGAATCACGTCCCAGGATCCGCGGCTTTACCGGCGGCTCGACCCCGAACTGGTGGCCGAGCGGGTGGTGGACGTGTTCTTGGCCTTCGATACGGAATTCAAAAAGATCGTGGCGCCGCTCGGACGGTCCACGTCGCTTCCTATCGGCATGTCCGACGCGCTGGGCGTGGACGATCGCAACATTGCGGAAAGACTTCAAATCCGATACGTGGTTTGATCTCGTGGCGGAAAAAATGAAACAGGGCGGAGTCCCTCCGAGGCATAAGATGACAAACAGTGGTGGTTCCACGGAACAGGCTTTCCAGAAATCCTATTGGGTGGCCGGCAAGGAGAACGGTCGCCGTCTCGATTCGCGAATCCTTGAGGAACGGATTCAGCAGGCCGTGGCTGAGGGGCATCGGGCGCTGGAGGTGGAGGCCTTCGGGCAGCACGGCATCGGCGGGCGGCTGTGGCGTGCCGGAGACGAACCGGTCAAGGTGGTGGTCCATGGATCTCCCGGGCAGCGCCTGGGTTCCATGGGTTTTCCCAATACGCAGATCGAGGCTCTGGGCCCCGCTTCCGACGACGTGGGCTGGCTGAATGCGGGGGCGGAAATCGTCGTCCACGGAAACGCCGGAAACGGCGTGGCCAACGCCATGGCTCAGGGGAAGGTTTTCATCGCCGGAAACATCGGCGCCCGCGGCATGACCATGACCAAGCACAATCCGCGGTTCGACCCTCCGGAACTTTGGGTGCTGGGTTCCGCCGGCGATTACTTCGCCGAATTCATGGCGGGGGGGATCGCGGTGATCTGCGGGTACAACCCCCAGAACGCCGAAAACGTGCTGGGCTACCGTCCCTGTGTGGGGATGGTGGGGGGGAAGATCTTCTTTCGAGGTCCCCACGGAGGCTACAGCCGTACGGATGCCAAATCCATCCCTCTTTCCGACGACGACTGGCATTGGCTCGCGAAAAACCTGCAGGTCTTCCTGGAACGGATCGGCCGGAGCGAGCTCTTCCCCCAGTTTGCCGATCGGGCCGTCTGGCAGCTGCTGAAGGCCCGAATGCCGAGCGAAAAACGCGCCGGTCCCCGGCGCGCCATGGGCGATTTCCGGAAAGACATCTGGGACGGGGAACTGGGCCGGGGGGGCCTTATCGGTGATTTGACCGACCTGGACCGGAGTCCTGTGCCGGTCATTACCACCGGCGCACTGCGGCGGTTCGTTCCGGTTTGGGAAAACCGGAAATATGCGGCTCCCTGCGAAGCCGCCTGCCCCACGGGCATCCCGGTCCACGAACGCTGGCGGCTCATCCGCGAAGGCCGTGTGGACGAGGCTGTGGACCTGGCCCTTGCCTACACGCCCTTTCCCGCCACGATCTGCGGGTACCTGTGTCCGAATCTGTGCATGCAGTCGTGCACCCGGCGGTCTTTCAACATGGCTCCCGTGGATGTGACGCAACTGGGCAGGGCGAGCCTCAAGGCTTCGCTTCCCGAACTGCCGCCGCTTTCCGGAAGGAGAGTGGCCGTGGTCGGAGGCGGACCGGCGGGGCTTTCCGTGGCGTGGCAGCTCCGGCGTGCGGGCCATGAAGCGGTGGTCTACGACCGGGAATCGACGCTCGGCGGTAAGATTTCCAGCGTCATCCCGAAGACTCGGATTCCGGAAGGCGTGGCGGAAGCGGAACTGGAACGCATCCGCAAGGTCCTTCCCCATGTCCACCTGCAGCAGGACGTCACCCGCGAAGATCTGGAGCAGCTCAAGGCGGACTTCGACTTCGTCGTGATTGCGACGGGCGCACAGAAACCCCGGCTGCTTCCTGTTCCCGGAAAGGAACGACTCATCCCGGCGGGCGATTTCCTCAAAGAAAGCAAAGCCGGAAAGGCCAAGGTCGGAACGCGGGTCGTGGTCATCGGAGCCGGCAACGTGGGCTGCGATGTGGCCACGGAGGCCCACCGGCTGGGCGCCGAAGAAATCACGCTGATCGACATCCAGGAGCCGGCGTCGTT
This is a stretch of genomic DNA from Desulfoglaeba alkanexedens ALDC. It encodes these proteins:
- a CDS encoding glutamate synthase-related protein is translated as MVTNGFIAPSSLSVKDLPWQVHWSRDRCTLCGRCTAVCPVHAIELAVFRKRAVQPVLGLKEPPSSLFQVFYGIRQKTDPAYACIGCAMCTMVCPNEAIIPVRSDEADKLRYHVNRGGQPRRRGGRRNMPDGVLDRIKFTRISMLTDPALDAGRHEFELRTLLGRILPPEDSLQLLKDEGWIPPVREIYPLIIGGMSFGALSPNMWEGLQMGVAYLNEELGMPVRMCTGEGGCPPRLLRSRFLKYVILQIASGYFGWDEIIHALPEMKEDPCAVEIKYGQGAKPGDGGLLMWYKVNQLIAAIRGVPSGVSLPSPPTHQTMYSIEEAVAKMIQSMSMAWGFRVPVYPKISGTSTALAVLNNLTRNPYAAGLAIDGEDGGTGAAYNVSLDHMGHPIASNLRDCYLNLVKLGKQNELPLFAGGGIGKRGNLAANAAALIMLGASGVQIGKYIMQAAAGCVGSESDRCNVCNIGICPKGITSQDPRLYRRLDPELVAERVVDVFLAFDTEFKKIVAPLGRSTSLPIGMSDALGVDDRNIAERLQIRYVV
- a CDS encoding FAD-dependent oxidoreductase, with amino-acid sequence MTNSGGSTEQAFQKSYWVAGKENGRRLDSRILEERIQQAVAEGHRALEVEAFGQHGIGGRLWRAGDEPVKVVVHGSPGQRLGSMGFPNTQIEALGPASDDVGWLNAGAEIVVHGNAGNGVANAMAQGKVFIAGNIGARGMTMTKHNPRFDPPELWVLGSAGDYFAEFMAGGIAVICGYNPQNAENVLGYRPCVGMVGGKIFFRGPHGGYSRTDAKSIPLSDDDWHWLAKNLQVFLERIGRSELFPQFADRAVWQLLKARMPSEKRAGPRRAMGDFRKDIWDGELGRGGLIGDLTDLDRSPVPVITTGALRRFVPVWENRKYAAPCEAACPTGIPVHERWRLIREGRVDEAVDLALAYTPFPATICGYLCPNLCMQSCTRRSFNMAPVDVTQLGRASLKASLPELPPLSGRRVAVVGGGPAGLSVAWQLRRAGHEAVVYDRESTLGGKISSVIPKTRIPEGVAEAELERIRKVLPHVHLQQDVTREDLEQLKADFDFVVIATGAQKPRLLPVPGKERLIPAGDFLKESKAGKAKVGTRVVVIGAGNVGCDVATEAHRLGAEEITLIDIQEPASFGRERKGAEAAGAHFLWPVFTKAVTSKGVELTSGETIPADTVIVAIGDAPDLEFLPETVETDRGFIVVDENGRTSDPKIFAVGDVVRLGLLTDAVGAGRRAALAIDDLLSGRRPTRESRKIIDVSRVKLEYFDPRNLRFEGLEQCAGECASCGSCRDCGICIAICPNAAISKKENGSGDFEMVVDDDRCIGCGFCAGACPCGIWDLVENEPLG